A stretch of [Clostridium] innocuum DNA encodes these proteins:
- a CDS encoding DMT family transporter encodes MKSDILNKRCSILILAFIESYWGFTTVFMKNILEYMTPSMYVFLRFLFASIALILLYWRKSMKFDRGTVLRGSVLGGLTVVPILMTVVALQDIAATNSVFYTQFVIIFVPLLLWVIKRKKPGMNYYLSLIVIMTGLWVFTECNLSMITLGDVVTIIASFLNGLAIIATTVYAAHTSHYELGIVQMVSGTLISIPMLFSESMHIQWNKEVFTILIITGVVGSGIAFTAKNFAQRNVSSTTASMLTVLSPIFGVLGARIISNSNGITESVTMSQYCGVFILCVGMVLYFTGVRNIKEIKNILLLPKYLYSSLQIRWRKQ; translated from the coding sequence TTGAAATCAGATATACTGAATAAACGTTGTTCCATATTAATCCTTGCTTTTATAGAAAGCTATTGGGGTTTCACAACTGTATTTATGAAAAATATTCTGGAGTATATGACACCTTCCATGTATGTGTTTCTGCGATTCCTTTTTGCTTCCATAGCATTAATTCTATTATACTGGCGAAAATCCATGAAGTTTGATCGTGGCACTGTTTTAAGAGGTAGTGTACTTGGTGGATTGACTGTAGTGCCAATTTTAATGACGGTGGTAGCGTTACAGGATATAGCTGCTACTAATTCAGTCTTCTATACACAATTCGTTATTATTTTTGTGCCTTTGCTGTTATGGGTTATAAAGAGGAAGAAGCCGGGAATGAACTATTATTTATCTCTGATAGTTATTATGACAGGTCTATGGGTATTTACCGAATGTAATCTTTCAATGATCACACTTGGAGATGTTGTAACGATTATTGCATCTTTTCTGAATGGTTTGGCTATTATTGCTACAACGGTTTATGCGGCACATACTAGTCATTATGAACTTGGTATTGTACAGATGGTATCAGGTACCCTGATAAGCATTCCAATGCTTTTTTCGGAAAGTATGCATATACAGTGGAATAAAGAGGTTTTCACGATACTGATTATAACAGGCGTAGTTGGCTCTGGAATTGCTTTTACAGCTAAGAATTTCGCACAAAGAAACGTGAGCTCGACAACTGCATCTATGCTGACTGTTCTCTCCCCAATTTTCGGAGTTCTAGGAGCAAGGATAATCAGTAATTCCAATGGTATAACAGAATCGGTAACAATGAGTCAATACTGTGGTGTTTTTATACTATGTGTGGGAATGGTGTTATATTTTACAGGGGTAAGAAACATTAAAGAAATAAAGAATATATTGCTGCTGCCAAAATATCTCTACAGCAGCTTGCAGATAAGATGGAGGAAACAATGA
- a CDS encoding PTS lactose/cellobiose transporter subunit IIA, translating to MTKEDVQMLAFQMISLAGNAIDCFYNSLLEKQQGNQQQSDELFEEGEKNLNECHQIQTNLIQEETRGGELPYSLIMTHAQDHFTNALNWKMMVKLLMNDKT from the coding sequence ATGACGAAAGAAGATGTACAAATGCTGGCATTTCAAATGATATCACTGGCGGGAAATGCAATTGACTGTTTTTACAATTCACTGCTTGAAAAGCAACAGGGTAATCAGCAGCAAAGTGATGAATTGTTTGAGGAAGGAGAAAAAAATCTGAATGAATGCCACCAAATTCAGACAAATCTGATACAGGAGGAAACGCGGGGAGGTGAGTTGCCCTACAGCTTGATTATGACGCATGCGCAAGATCATTTTACAAATGCATTAAACTGGAAGATGATGGTTAAACTATTAATGAATGATAAAACTTAA
- a CDS encoding PTS sugar transporter subunit IIC, with protein MNSISKFLEKKLLPIATVVANNTYIQVLSQTFISLIPIIIIGAFSLILSKAPIDYSGFEEGTYWYNFFLGWSNWTDQSLWPLKFINAATLGSLSLWVSVGIAYRWAKKHDMDLMSTIIVVFVNFILINSNMIEGGWSTAYFGGEGLFSAIIGSFLIVQLYRYLTKKEFGRINLPESVPPALAKSMNSMIPMTICFLSGAIVTGVSHALFGVSIPELIMTIGKPINNGVDNPFAPSLIYMGSNVGYWFGIHTAAIEAPFDPIMFGNLAVNADAFAKGTAASDLPYIVNIALRYGFTGIGGSGATFGLVLLLIRSKSESIRSVGKLSLIPACFGINEPVVFGLPIMMNVTFLIPFLIVESVNTFIAYLAMYFNLLNRPIFFMGGTAPELLKSVLSNMDVRSVIYWFIAVAVDIMIWYPFFKIFEKQKLEEEQQGKPAVSS; from the coding sequence ATGAATTCAATAAGCAAATTTTTGGAGAAAAAGCTGCTTCCGATTGCTACCGTGGTAGCTAACAATACTTATATTCAGGTATTATCACAGACCTTTATATCGCTAATTCCAATTATTATAATAGGTGCTTTTTCACTGATTTTGTCAAAAGCCCCTATTGATTATTCAGGCTTTGAAGAGGGAACTTACTGGTATAATTTCTTTTTGGGGTGGAGCAACTGGACAGATCAAAGTCTTTGGCCGCTTAAATTTATCAATGCAGCTACTTTAGGATCGTTATCTTTATGGGTGTCTGTCGGTATTGCTTATCGTTGGGCGAAGAAGCATGACATGGATCTTATGTCTACGATAATTGTTGTGTTTGTAAATTTTATACTGATAAATTCCAATATGATAGAGGGGGGATGGTCAACAGCATATTTTGGAGGAGAAGGTTTGTTTTCTGCAATTATTGGCTCTTTCCTAATAGTACAGCTTTATCGGTATTTGACAAAAAAGGAATTTGGTCGTATCAATTTGCCGGAAAGTGTTCCACCGGCACTTGCTAAGTCTATGAACTCTATGATACCTATGACGATTTGCTTTCTGAGTGGAGCAATTGTAACCGGTGTCTCACATGCACTATTTGGTGTGTCTATTCCAGAATTAATTATGACGATTGGTAAGCCAATCAATAATGGGGTTGATAATCCATTTGCTCCTTCTCTTATCTATATGGGATCAAATGTAGGATATTGGTTTGGAATACATACGGCAGCAATTGAGGCCCCGTTTGATCCAATCATGTTTGGTAATCTTGCAGTTAATGCAGATGCCTTTGCTAAGGGAACCGCCGCAAGTGATCTCCCTTATATAGTGAATATCGCGTTGCGTTATGGTTTTACAGGGATTGGCGGTTCTGGTGCTACCTTTGGTTTAGTATTGCTGCTAATACGTTCAAAATCAGAAAGTATTCGTTCTGTTGGAAAGCTTTCGTTGATTCCTGCCTGCTTTGGTATCAATGAGCCGGTTGTATTTGGTTTACCTATTATGATGAATGTTACTTTCCTAATTCCTTTTCTTATTGTGGAAAGTGTAAACACATTTATTGCATATCTGGCTATGTATTTCAACTTATTGAATCGACCGATTTTCTTTATGGGAGGTACTGCACCGGAGCTATTAAAGTCTGTTTTATCAAATATGGATGTACGATCAGTAATTTATTGGTTTATTGCTGTTGCAGTTGATATAATGATATGGTATCCATTCTTTAAAATCTTTGAGAAGCAAAAACTGGAAGAAGAACAGCAAGGGAAGCCAGCTGTTTCATCATAA
- a CDS encoding biotin--[acetyl-CoA-carboxylase] ligase, with amino-acid sequence MSIRSELIRELEQNRTKPVSGQKLAQRLHVSRNAVCKMIHTLNEEGFEIASFPRKGYQLAETSNKLSAEAISVYLKKKLPVYTFEQVDSTNQLLKKMAIDGSEHLTLIAAEEQRAGRGRFGRPFYSPSRTGIYMSLLLRMPQQLSDASMITIYAAVAVQRALKQLYQTDTQIKWVNDIFYQGKKLCGILCEAISDFESGRLEAIIVGIGLNTSTMTFPEELKDIAVSLSTHPVNRNKLIACIVNELLALQKEEHSSVLAKYRDASVVLHQQISWMQNGKQLSGYVKDINNAGNLIVESEDTTHILSSGEVSIKAVAA; translated from the coding sequence ATGTCGATACGAAGTGAATTGATACGGGAACTTGAGCAAAACAGAACAAAGCCGGTTTCCGGACAAAAGCTGGCACAGCGATTGCATGTCAGCCGTAATGCCGTATGTAAAATGATTCATACCCTGAACGAGGAGGGCTTTGAAATAGCATCCTTTCCCCGCAAGGGCTATCAGCTGGCAGAGACCTCAAACAAGCTGTCTGCTGAGGCAATCTCGGTTTACCTGAAAAAAAAGCTGCCGGTATATACCTTTGAACAGGTAGATTCCACCAATCAGCTGCTGAAAAAAATGGCAATCGACGGCAGTGAGCATCTGACACTGATTGCCGCGGAAGAACAACGTGCAGGCAGAGGCAGATTTGGAAGACCGTTTTATTCTCCATCGCGCACCGGAATCTATATGAGCCTGCTGCTGCGGATGCCACAGCAGCTGTCTGATGCCTCTATGATTACCATCTATGCTGCGGTTGCTGTGCAGCGTGCATTGAAGCAACTGTATCAGACTGATACACAGATAAAATGGGTGAATGATATTTTCTATCAGGGAAAAAAGCTGTGCGGGATTCTTTGCGAGGCCATCAGTGATTTTGAAAGCGGCAGACTGGAGGCCATCATTGTCGGAATCGGTCTTAATACCTCCACTATGACATTTCCCGAGGAATTGAAGGATATTGCGGTATCTCTGAGCACGCATCCGGTGAATCGAAATAAGCTGATTGCCTGTATCGTGAATGAGCTTTTAGCCCTGCAGAAGGAAGAGCACAGCAGTGTGCTTGCGAAGTATCGGGATGCCTCTGTGGTTTTACATCAACAGATTAGCTGGATGCAGAACGGGAAGCAGCTCAGTGGTTATGTAAAGGATATCAACAATGCCGGAAATCTGATAGTAGAAAGTGAAGATACAACCCATATCCTCAGCTCAGGTGAGGTTTCCATAAAGGCGGTGGCAGCATGA
- a CDS encoding biotin transporter BioY, with translation MKQMTAVRMALCSLFTALIAIGAFLQIPLPNFDYFTLQFFFVLMAGMLLGARLGALSAALYVLIGLLGIPVFAAGGGISYVLRPSFGFLLGFIVTAFCSGWIMEHGQKNWKTCFLAVLAGLLATYGIGLAYKYVILNYYTGTKISFYLLLLSCFPLDLPKDILCSILAAYVALRFPVAVCRGIK, from the coding sequence ATGAAGCAAATGACAGCTGTCAGGATGGCGCTGTGTTCTCTGTTTACGGCATTGATCGCCATAGGTGCCTTTCTGCAAATTCCCCTGCCTAATTTTGATTATTTTACGCTCCAGTTTTTCTTTGTCCTGATGGCTGGTATGCTTCTGGGAGCGCGCCTGGGGGCTCTTTCCGCTGCCTTGTATGTGCTGATCGGTTTGCTTGGTATACCGGTATTTGCGGCAGGGGGAGGAATTTCCTACGTTCTGCGCCCAAGCTTTGGGTTTTTACTTGGCTTTATCGTCACAGCATTTTGCAGCGGCTGGATTATGGAGCATGGGCAAAAAAACTGGAAGACATGCTTTCTGGCTGTACTGGCAGGATTGCTGGCAACCTATGGAATCGGACTTGCTTATAAGTATGTGATCTTAAATTACTACACGGGAACAAAGATTTCATTTTATCTTCTGCTGTTATCCTGCTTTCCTCTGGATCTGCCGAAAGATATCCTGTGCAGTATCCTTGCGGCATATGTAGCTTTGCGTTTCCCTGTAGCCGTATGCCGTGGTATAAAATAG
- a CDS encoding ABC transporter permease yields the protein MSDKPMKKLYRYIKFHLKMTYKNIVRHFGLTFSASVAVSITLILISVFMLLTSNLNCFTKHIEQQVTIRASIDTIVKDKQKQQLLHAIEQLNTVKHVTLSTGKEELENYKAEFQDDSTMFDMYEGKANPIRDTFLIEVKNGKDIQKTADKIEDMKGIVSAEYGGDSTSGMISTFEKIREGGMIFIIFLIVIAVFLISNKIKMSIYTRKQEIAIMRFVGASNWAIKFPMMLEGVFIGILGSLVPVLLTIFGYQYVYTILGGTFMSNMFVLQTVFPMTLEISGILILIGVLVGLVGSFFSTTRYLHWKR from the coding sequence ATGAGTGATAAGCCTATGAAAAAACTTTACAGATATATTAAATTCCATTTAAAAATGACATATAAAAATATCGTCCGGCATTTCGGACTGACATTTTCCGCATCCGTTGCGGTATCCATAACACTGATTCTGATATCGGTATTCATGCTGCTGACCAGCAATCTCAACTGCTTTACGAAGCATATCGAGCAACAGGTAACCATACGTGCGAGTATAGATACCATTGTAAAGGATAAGCAAAAGCAGCAGCTGCTTCATGCAATCGAACAGCTGAATACTGTAAAGCATGTAACGCTTTCCACCGGAAAAGAAGAACTGGAAAATTATAAAGCGGAATTTCAGGATGATTCCACTATGTTCGATATGTATGAGGGAAAAGCCAATCCGATTCGCGATACGTTTCTGATTGAGGTAAAAAACGGAAAGGATATACAAAAAACTGCGGATAAGATCGAAGATATGAAAGGGATCGTATCTGCGGAATATGGCGGAGATTCCACAAGTGGAATGATTTCCACCTTTGAGAAAATCCGGGAAGGCGGTATGATTTTCATTATCTTCCTGATTGTGATTGCAGTATTTCTGATTTCCAATAAAATCAAAATGTCTATTTATACACGAAAACAGGAAATTGCCATTATGCGTTTTGTCGGGGCCAGCAACTGGGCAATCAAATTTCCGATGATGCTGGAGGGTGTTTTCATCGGGATACTGGGAAGTCTGGTTCCTGTCCTGCTGACAATTTTCGGCTATCAGTATGTATATACCATCCTGGGCGGTACCTTCATGAGCAACATGTTCGTACTGCAAACGGTATTTCCTATGACACTGGAGATATCAGGAATTTTAATTCTGATCGGCGTTCTTGTCGGCCTGGTGGGAAGCTTTTTCTCCACCACCAGATACCTGCATTGGAAACGCTGA
- the mutY gene encoding A/G-specific adenine glycosylase — MKKGIQISMKSYEIPSFFMCKGSVCDIIHFMTRTCNQAYQYNSHLSRHFVNSTGQRTLLFLNTSSCIYPTFAQIPFDFYSAFSAPLIVCDVCPVSTRILLAFSLPAVFTLWYNKRMKLQHDKKKFTEQLLDWYDQNARVLPWREDASPYRVWVSEIMLQQTRVEAVKPYFERFIQALPSLKALAEADEDTLRKLWEGLGYYNRVRNMKKCAMECMERHNGVLPDTYEELLKLPGIGAYTAGAIASIAYKRCVPAVDGNVLRVFSRVLVSEDDILKERTKKKFQDIIQEYIPEHRSDAFNQALMEIGALVCVPNAAPRCNICPLASECMGYQSGAAHRLPNKTAKKDRRIEKKTVLVLLCKDRVYLHKRDEQGLLAGLYEFMMLDEQKSRKEITQEFQDQLLRLVPLRKAKHIFSHVEWHMNGYLLELKQEAVEGVWCTKDELQKTYAIPTALKVYREALLTWIGGDS; from the coding sequence ATGAAGAAGGGAATTCAGATTTCTATGAAATCGTATGAAATTCCCTCTTTTTTTATGTGCAAGGGAAGTGTCTGCGATATTATTCATTTTATGACTAGGACCTGCAATCAGGCATACCAATATAATAGCCACCTGTCCAGGCACTTTGTAAACAGCACAGGGCAACGTACACTGCTTTTTTTGAATACTTCTTCCTGCATTTATCCTACCTTTGCGCAGATACCGTTTGATTTCTATAGTGCTTTCTCTGCCCCTTTGATCGTATGTGATGTCTGTCCTGTTTCAACAAGAATCTTGTTGGCTTTTTCTTTGCCTGCCGTCTTTACCCTGTGGTATAATAAACGCATGAAACTACAACATGATAAAAAGAAATTTACAGAGCAGCTGCTGGACTGGTACGACCAGAATGCCCGTGTCCTGCCATGGAGAGAGGACGCTTCCCCCTACCGCGTCTGGGTAAGCGAGATTATGCTGCAGCAGACACGTGTGGAAGCAGTGAAGCCTTATTTTGAACGGTTTATACAGGCACTGCCTTCACTGAAGGCTTTAGCAGAGGCGGATGAGGATACGCTGCGTAAGCTGTGGGAGGGACTTGGCTATTATAACCGTGTCCGCAACATGAAAAAATGTGCAATGGAATGCATGGAGCGCCATAACGGTGTACTTCCGGATACATATGAGGAGCTGTTGAAGCTTCCGGGCATCGGTGCCTATACAGCGGGAGCTATTGCCTCTATCGCCTATAAGCGCTGTGTTCCGGCAGTGGATGGCAATGTTTTGCGTGTGTTCAGCCGGGTGCTCGTCAGCGAGGATGACATTTTGAAGGAACGCACAAAGAAGAAATTTCAGGACATTATACAGGAATATATACCGGAGCACAGAAGTGATGCCTTTAATCAGGCACTGATGGAAATCGGTGCGCTCGTATGCGTGCCGAATGCGGCACCCCGCTGTAATATCTGTCCGCTGGCAAGTGAATGCATGGGCTATCAGAGCGGAGCGGCACACCGGCTACCCAATAAAACAGCTAAAAAGGACAGAAGAATTGAAAAAAAGACAGTGCTTGTCCTTTTGTGTAAAGATAGGGTTTATCTGCATAAACGAGATGAGCAGGGACTGCTTGCAGGCCTGTATGAATTTATGATGCTGGACGAACAGAAAAGCAGAAAGGAGATCACACAGGAATTTCAGGATCAGCTTCTGAGGCTGGTTCCTCTGCGGAAAGCAAAACATATCTTTTCCCATGTTGAGTGGCATATGAACGGATATCTGCTGGAGCTGAAACAGGAGGCAGTGGAAGGGGTATGGTGCACGAAGGATGAACTGCAAAAGACCTATGCAATCCCTACAGCGCTCAAGGTGTACAGAGAAGCCCTGCTGACATGGATAGGAGGTGATTCATAA
- a CDS encoding NUDIX hydrolase: MKLYEELCAYTPCNLQEEADRKVMMRYIKEFLNVYTRDNVYGHITSSPWIINADASKVLMIYHNIYNSWGWCGGHADGDRDLIHVALKEGREETGLKKLELLSESILAIDILPVPPHVKRGAFVSSHVHLNVTYLCQADERDTLCSKPDENSGVRWIAVEEINHYVTEEDMKPVYRKLVEKSRSLLLAG; encoded by the coding sequence ATGAAGCTGTATGAAGAGCTTTGCGCATATACACCCTGCAATCTACAGGAGGAAGCAGACCGTAAGGTCATGATGCGCTATATAAAGGAATTTCTCAATGTCTATACAAGAGATAATGTATATGGACATATCACCAGCAGTCCGTGGATCATCAATGCGGATGCGTCAAAGGTACTCATGATTTATCATAATATTTATAACTCCTGGGGCTGGTGCGGCGGTCATGCGGACGGGGATCGGGATTTGATCCATGTCGCATTAAAGGAGGGAAGAGAAGAAACCGGACTGAAAAAGCTTGAGCTGCTAAGTGAATCCATTCTGGCCATCGATATACTGCCGGTACCACCGCATGTGAAAAGAGGTGCATTTGTATCCTCTCATGTTCATTTGAATGTCACCTATCTGTGTCAGGCGGATGAACGGGATACGCTGTGCAGCAAGCCGGATGAAAACAGCGGTGTTAGGTGGATTGCAGTGGAGGAAATCAATCACTATGTAACAGAGGAGGATATGAAGCCGGTATATCGAAAGCTTGTGGAAAAAAGCCGCAGCCTCCTGCTTGCAGGCTAA
- a CDS encoding N-acetylmannosamine-6-phosphate 2-epimerase: MLEQIKGGLVVSCQALPDEPLHSSFIMGRMALAAKQGGAVGIRAQSKEDIIEIKKVVDLPVIGIVKRSYPDSDIYITATKKELDELFETGCEMIAMDATLRDRPNGEKLEDLVNYVHEHGVLAMADCSTYEECVNAENIGFDCVSTTLCGYTPYSKNVDGPNLELFKKLAETIKAPILAEGKINTPEDLAAVYEAGAYSAVVGGAITRPKQITERFVKALKK, from the coding sequence ATGCTGGAACAAATTAAAGGTGGACTTGTTGTGTCCTGTCAGGCGCTGCCTGATGAACCACTGCATTCATCCTTCATTATGGGAAGAATGGCGCTTGCGGCAAAACAGGGAGGTGCCGTAGGAATCCGTGCACAGAGCAAGGAGGATATCATCGAAATTAAAAAAGTCGTTGATCTGCCTGTTATCGGAATTGTAAAACGCAGCTATCCGGATAGTGATATTTATATCACCGCAACGAAAAAGGAGCTGGATGAGCTATTTGAAACAGGGTGTGAAATGATCGCTATGGATGCGACGCTTCGTGATCGTCCGAATGGGGAAAAGCTGGAGGATCTCGTCAACTATGTGCATGAACACGGTGTTCTTGCCATGGCGGACTGCTCGACATATGAAGAATGCGTGAATGCGGAAAACATCGGCTTTGACTGTGTATCTACCACCTTATGCGGATACACGCCGTATTCCAAAAATGTGGATGGTCCAAATCTTGAGCTATTCAAAAAGCTGGCGGAAACAATCAAGGCTCCGATTCTTGCGGAGGGCAAAATCAATACGCCGGAAGATCTGGCTGCAGTATATGAGGCTGGTGCTTACAGTGCAGTTGTCGGTGGTGCTATCACACGTCCGAAGCAGATTACCGAGCGTTTTGTGAAGGCTTTGAAAAAATAA
- a CDS encoding aspartate kinase: protein MHMNMKVMKFGGTSLRSEATRKYVYRHVLESSKTNKVIVVVSAMGRYPDAYATDTLLSMGSEFLTRQEKARLVSMGEQLSALKICSELLDMGIRAYALPFFDCGILTDENYDYAKVLKLDHTGIRKKLNSYDVLVVGGFIGISPSGHVTTLGRGGSDYSAVLFADMLDLKEVDIYTDVDGVYDKDPKLNEYAIKYDKLTYDEMLNMKSRVLHDRCVNYAKDHHIRIYLKGTFSTSLGTIVED, encoded by the coding sequence ATGCATATGAACATGAAAGTAATGAAGTTTGGCGGTACCTCCCTGCGCAGTGAAGCGACCAGGAAATATGTGTACCGTCATGTGCTGGAAAGCAGCAAGACAAATAAAGTGATTGTTGTGGTATCGGCCATGGGCCGCTATCCGGATGCGTATGCTACGGATACCCTGCTGTCCATGGGCAGTGAATTTCTCACCAGGCAGGAAAAAGCCAGACTGGTTTCTATGGGAGAGCAGCTATCTGCACTGAAGATATGCAGTGAACTTCTGGATATGGGAATACGGGCGTATGCGCTCCCTTTTTTCGATTGCGGAATACTTACCGATGAGAACTATGACTATGCAAAGGTACTGAAGCTGGATCATACCGGAATACGCAAGAAGCTGAACAGCTATGATGTGCTGGTTGTCGGCGGTTTTATCGGTATCTCCCCCAGTGGTCATGTGACGACCCTCGGCAGAGGAGGCAGTGATTACAGTGCGGTATTGTTTGCGGATATGCTGGATCTCAAGGAAGTGGATATTTATACAGATGTGGATGGTGTCTATGACAAGGATCCCAAGCTGAATGAATATGCGATTAAATACGACAAACTGACCTACGACGAAATGCTGAATATGAAATCGAGGGTTTTGCATGACCGCTGTGTCAACTATGCAAAGGACCATCATATCCGCATATATTTAAAAGGAACCTTTTCCACAAGTCTTGGAACAATCGTTGAAGATTAA
- a CDS encoding GNAT family N-acetyltransferase produces MIEIKTKDNEQDYRYVRIEVFMKEQGFQNEFDEIDATAVHITVYVDGTLAGCARCFPKEEEAAWVFGRIAVLPQFRHQGLGGVLLSEMESIVHSKKGRRCILDAQCRACAFYESYGYTICGEEHMDEHVPHVQMEKLL; encoded by the coding sequence ATGATAGAAATTAAAACAAAGGATAACGAGCAGGACTACAGGTATGTTCGTATTGAGGTGTTCATGAAGGAACAGGGATTTCAGAATGAATTTGACGAAATTGATGCGACTGCTGTACATATTACTGTTTATGTGGATGGCACACTTGCAGGTTGTGCACGCTGTTTTCCAAAGGAAGAGGAGGCGGCATGGGTCTTCGGACGTATTGCGGTACTTCCCCAGTTTCGCCATCAGGGACTGGGCGGTGTCCTGCTATCCGAGATGGAGAGCATCGTTCACAGCAAAAAGGGAAGGCGCTGTATTCTGGATGCACAATGCCGTGCCTGTGCGTTTTATGAAAGCTATGGCTATACCATATGCGGGGAGGAGCATATGGATGAGCATGTTCCTCATGTACAGATGGAGAAGCTGCTGTGA
- a CDS encoding redox-sensing transcriptional repressor Rex — MTEKNVPKATLQRYPVYLKALRKLKSSGVERIMSKELASVVNIEPTTIRRDFSFLGNLGKQGYGYDVNRLIEIFNQQLGMDFDEKIILVGAGNMGRALMKYNKWDYVVGEIACAFDVNPDRQGVRFGIPVYDIADLEKKVPDGCRIAILAISENIQQTVDRLIACGITGLVDFTHEHIQIPKGVVLKSVDVVSSIQELVFETNNLNVER, encoded by the coding sequence ATGACAGAGAAAAATGTGCCAAAGGCAACGCTGCAGCGATATCCTGTCTATCTGAAGGCATTGCGCAAGCTGAAAAGTTCAGGTGTAGAAAGAATCATGTCCAAGGAACTGGCCAGTGTCGTCAATATTGAACCGACGACGATTCGCCGTGATTTTTCTTTTCTGGGAAATCTGGGAAAGCAGGGATATGGTTATGATGTCAATCGGTTGATTGAAATTTTTAATCAGCAGCTCGGTATGGATTTTGATGAAAAAATCATTCTGGTCGGAGCCGGTAATATGGGCCGGGCACTGATGAAGTATAATAAATGGGATTATGTGGTTGGTGAGATTGCCTGTGCATTTGATGTCAATCCAGACCGTCAGGGTGTACGCTTCGGTATACCGGTATATGATATTGCGGATTTGGAGAAGAAGGTGCCGGATGGCTGCCGTATCGCAATTCTGGCGATTTCTGAAAATATCCAGCAAACGGTCGATCGCTTGATTGCCTGTGGTATCACAGGACTTGTGGATTTTACGCATGAACATATACAAATTCCAAAAGGGGTTGTATTAAAGAGCGTGGATGTGGTATCATCTATACAGGAGCTGGTCTTTGAGACCAACAATCTGAATGTAGAGCGTTGA